A genomic region of Methanosarcina thermophila TM-1 contains the following coding sequences:
- a CDS encoding dicarboxylate/amino acid:cation symporter, with product MKDKNNRYIPKPWEFASEITEETRQLRQEILEGITRIYYPLDLRRNDSLKSLSRNLLDLLEKRLWLKILIGMGLGVLFGLFLGPFGGYIDPVSAEIIGEWIALPGYIFLGLLKMIVVPLVFASIILGVASSQSLSELKKTGLFTAVYFAVTTAIATAIGLGVALYIQPGKYISGDLIESALGGKTQAIYTNMAFDASILTLPSSLVGGLLPANPLGAMVNGEMLQVVIIATIIGIALVSLEKSQSTPMVSFLNSVQAICMTVVKWSMSLAPIAVFGLLTKFTIKLGIDALMGMAIYIGTVLASLLLLMCLNLLVITLVARYNPLKFLKAIRDVLLLAFSTSSSAAVMPVTLKTAEEKLGVRPSVSQFVIPLGATVNMNGTALYQGVATVFLADVFGIDLRPFQLLIVLIMAVAASIGTPSIPGVGIVVLAMILESVGIPASGIALIIGVDRILDMSRTAVNVAGDLVACKVMDRLLGGKTEKSQEEASAMVQKASEGKKEEKASVSSEHAASEGSNV from the coding sequence AGCGAGATAACAGAAGAAACCAGGCAGCTCCGCCAGGAAATTCTTGAGGGGATCACGCGTATATATTATCCTCTGGACTTGAGGAGAAATGATTCTCTTAAAAGCCTGAGCCGCAACCTACTTGATTTACTTGAAAAGAGACTCTGGCTGAAAATCCTGATAGGCATGGGACTTGGGGTGCTTTTCGGACTTTTTTTGGGACCCTTTGGAGGATATATCGATCCTGTGTCTGCGGAAATTATAGGAGAATGGATTGCTCTTCCCGGCTATATCTTTCTCGGGCTTCTGAAGATGATTGTTGTTCCTCTTGTTTTTGCATCGATTATCCTCGGGGTAGCCTCAAGCCAGAGCCTCAGCGAGTTAAAAAAAACAGGACTCTTTACAGCCGTTTACTTTGCAGTGACCACAGCAATTGCAACGGCAATAGGACTTGGAGTGGCGCTTTACATCCAGCCCGGAAAATACATAAGCGGAGATCTTATTGAAAGTGCGCTTGGAGGAAAGACTCAGGCGATATATACCAATATGGCTTTTGACGCTTCTATTCTTACTCTCCCTTCTTCGCTTGTTGGAGGGCTCCTTCCTGCAAACCCTCTCGGAGCCATGGTTAATGGAGAGATGCTTCAGGTTGTCATTATTGCAACCATTATAGGTATAGCCCTTGTTTCTCTGGAGAAAAGCCAGTCCACCCCTATGGTCAGCTTTCTGAATTCGGTGCAGGCTATTTGCATGACTGTGGTCAAATGGAGTATGTCGCTTGCTCCTATTGCCGTTTTCGGGCTCCTTACCAAGTTCACAATCAAGCTCGGAATAGACGCCCTTATGGGGATGGCTATATACATCGGTACAGTGCTTGCAAGCCTGCTGCTCCTTATGTGCCTTAATCTGCTAGTCATCACTCTTGTTGCCAGGTACAATCCTCTCAAATTTCTCAAGGCTATCCGTGATGTCCTGCTTCTTGCCTTTTCGACTTCAAGTTCTGCAGCAGTTATGCCCGTCACTCTAAAAACCGCAGAGGAAAAGCTGGGAGTAAGACCTTCAGTTTCCCAGTTCGTAATCCCTCTTGGTGCAACCGTGAATATGAACGGGACTGCGCTTTATCAGGGCGTAGCAACGGTTTTTCTGGCTGATGTCTTCGGCATAGACCTGAGACCTTTCCAGCTCCTTATCGTGCTTATTATGGCTGTTGCGGCTTCCATAGGGACTCCTTCTATCCCTGGCGTAGGAATTGTCGTCCTTGCTATGATCCTTGAGAGTGTAGGAATCCCTGCAAGCGGGATAGCGCTCATAATTGGAGTGGACAGAATTCTTGACATGAGCAGGACTGCAGTAAATGTAGCTGGAGACCTTGTAGCCTGTAAGGTTATGGACCGGCTGCTCGGAGGAAAAACGGAAAAATCACAAGAAGAAGCATCTGCTATGGTACAAAAGGCTTCAGAAGGCAAAAAAGAAGAAAAGGCTTCAGTAAGCAGTGAGCATGCAGCATCCGAAGGTTCTAACGTTTGA